From the Kitasatospora viridis genome, one window contains:
- a CDS encoding amino acid permease, with product MSTDAPKRPTSANVAGHGTGDHLQAGLKNRHLSMIAIGGVIGAGLFVGSGAGIAATGPGILLSYALAGVLVVLVMRMLGEMAAADPQSGSFSAYADRALGRWAGFTIGWLYWFFWVVVLAVEATAGAKILNGWLPGVPQWAFALLVMAVLTATNLFSVASYGEFEFWFAGIKVVAIAAFIVIGALAVFGVLPGTHAVGTSNLVGHHGFLPHGVGAVFTGMLTVVFAFMGSEIVTLAAGESADPERAVSKATNSVIWRIGIFYLGSILIVVTLLPWDSASVKGSPYVAVLEHVGIPGAGQVMNVIVLTAVLSCLNSGLYTASRMAFSLGRRGDAPASFARVTGRGVPRTAILASVVFGFVAVFFNYTSPGTVFQFLLNSSGAVALFVWLVICCSQLRMRKIIEREAPERLTVRMWLYPYLSWVAIGLIVFVIGYMFTTHDGRVQMVLSLAAAVVVLVAAQVVQARRRSVVGADAGAGAGAVAGTGAGAEAGAEAPEQA from the coding sequence ATGAGCACGGACGCCCCCAAGCGCCCAACGAGCGCGAACGTGGCTGGTCACGGAACCGGCGACCACCTACAGGCCGGCCTGAAGAACCGTCATCTGTCCATGATCGCGATCGGCGGCGTGATCGGCGCCGGCCTGTTCGTCGGCTCCGGTGCCGGAATCGCGGCCACCGGTCCCGGCATCCTGCTCTCCTACGCGCTGGCCGGCGTGCTGGTGGTGCTGGTGATGCGGATGCTCGGCGAAATGGCGGCCGCCGATCCGCAGAGCGGTTCGTTCTCCGCCTACGCGGACCGGGCGCTCGGCCGCTGGGCCGGATTCACCATCGGGTGGCTGTACTGGTTCTTCTGGGTGGTGGTGCTGGCCGTCGAGGCGACCGCCGGGGCCAAGATCCTCAACGGCTGGCTGCCCGGCGTGCCGCAGTGGGCGTTCGCGCTGCTGGTGATGGCGGTGCTGACCGCGACCAACCTGTTCTCGGTCGCCTCCTACGGCGAGTTCGAGTTCTGGTTCGCCGGGATCAAGGTGGTCGCGATCGCCGCGTTCATCGTGATCGGCGCGCTCGCCGTGTTCGGCGTGCTGCCCGGGACCCACGCGGTCGGCACCAGCAACCTGGTCGGCCACCACGGTTTCCTCCCGCACGGCGTCGGCGCGGTCTTCACCGGCATGCTGACCGTGGTGTTCGCCTTCATGGGCAGTGAGATCGTCACCCTGGCGGCCGGCGAGTCGGCCGACCCCGAACGGGCCGTCAGCAAGGCCACGAACAGCGTGATCTGGCGGATCGGCATCTTCTACCTGGGCTCGATCCTGATCGTGGTGACCCTGCTGCCCTGGGACTCCGCCTCGGTGAAGGGCAGCCCGTACGTCGCCGTGCTGGAGCACGTGGGCATCCCCGGTGCCGGCCAGGTGATGAACGTGATCGTGCTGACCGCCGTGCTCTCCTGCCTCAACTCCGGCCTGTACACCGCCTCCCGGATGGCCTTCTCGCTCGGCCGGCGGGGCGACGCGCCGGCCTCCTTCGCCCGGGTGACCGGCCGGGGCGTGCCGCGCACGGCGATCCTCGCCTCGGTGGTCTTCGGCTTCGTCGCGGTGTTCTTCAACTACACCTCGCCCGGCACCGTCTTCCAGTTCCTGCTGAACTCCTCGGGCGCGGTGGCGCTCTTCGTCTGGCTGGTGATCTGCTGCTCGCAGCTGCGGATGCGCAAGATCATCGAGCGCGAGGCGCCGGAGCGGCTCACCGTGCGGATGTGGCTCTACCCGTACCTGAGCTGGGTGGCCATCGGCCTGATCGTGTTCGTGATCGGCTACATGTTCACCACCCACGACGGCCGGGTGCAGATGGTCCTCTCGCTGGCGGCGGCCGTGGTGGTGCTGGTCGCGGCGCAGGTGGTGCAGGCCCGGCGGCGCTCGGTGGTTGGGGCGGACGCCGGGGCTGGGGCAGGGGCTGTCGCTGGGACGGGAGCCGGGGCTGAGGCCGGGGCGGAGGCTCCCGAGCAGGCGTGA
- a CDS encoding isocitrate lyase/PEP mutase family protein, protein MTDINESAPASPPATQHEKALAFHALHRADRPLALANVWDVAGARIVAEAGAPAIATTSAGVAWALGTPDGGKLGRALAVELIARVTAAVALPVTADIEDGFADSPAGVGETVAAVLAAGAVGINLEDSDRSGRAPLLPVDEQAARLAAARAAADAAGIPLYINARIDSYLRGVGADAEARRQETLDRAAAYVAAGASGVFVPGLTDPAELSAIAAGLTVPLNVLVGAGAPTVEELGKAGVARVSLGSAVAESAYAVVRRAARELYRQGSYDEVAEAIPYPELNALLNG, encoded by the coding sequence ATGACCGACATCAACGAGTCCGCGCCCGCCTCCCCGCCCGCCACCCAGCACGAGAAGGCGCTCGCCTTCCACGCCCTGCACCGTGCCGACCGCCCGCTCGCCCTGGCCAACGTCTGGGACGTGGCCGGCGCCCGGATCGTCGCCGAGGCCGGCGCTCCGGCGATCGCCACCACCAGCGCGGGCGTCGCGTGGGCGCTCGGCACCCCGGACGGCGGCAAGCTCGGCCGCGCCCTGGCCGTCGAGTTGATCGCCCGGGTCACGGCCGCCGTGGCGCTGCCGGTGACCGCCGACATCGAGGACGGGTTCGCCGACAGCCCGGCGGGCGTCGGCGAGACGGTCGCGGCGGTGCTGGCGGCCGGCGCCGTCGGGATCAACCTGGAGGACTCCGACCGCTCCGGTCGCGCTCCGCTGCTGCCGGTGGACGAGCAGGCCGCGCGGCTGGCCGCGGCCCGGGCGGCGGCCGACGCGGCGGGCATCCCGCTCTACATCAACGCCCGGATCGACTCGTACCTGCGCGGGGTCGGCGCCGACGCCGAGGCCCGGCGCCAGGAGACCCTGGACCGCGCGGCGGCGTACGTCGCGGCCGGCGCCAGCGGCGTCTTCGTCCCGGGTCTGACCGACCCGGCCGAGCTGAGCGCGATCGCGGCCGGCCTGACCGTCCCGCTGAACGTGCTGGTCGGCGCGGGTGCACCGACCGTCGAGGAGCTCGGCAAGGCCGGCGTGGCCCGGGTCAGCCTGGGCTCGGCGGTGGCCGAGAGCGCGTACGCGGTGGTCCGCCGCGCCGCCCGCGAGCTCTACCGTCAGGGCAGCTACGACGAGGTCGCCGAGGCGATCCCGTACCCGGAACTGAACGCCCTGCTGAACGGCTGA
- a CDS encoding class I SAM-dependent methyltransferase, which produces MTDSTSSAARSFEDLISEAESVPVDGWDFSWLDGRATEQRPSWGYQRLLGERMAGARAALDLQTGGGEVLAGLPKLAPLTVATESWPPNVAKATALLHPLGAALVVDQDEPPLPFGDDAFDLVSSRHPVTTWWAEIARVLRPGGAYFSQQVGPSSVFELVEYFLGPLPEEVRQARDPERARAEAEAVGLEVVDLRFERLRTEFFDVGAVVYFLRKVIWMVPSFTVDQYRDRLRELDARIRRDGPFVATTTRFLIEARK; this is translated from the coding sequence ATGACTGACTCCACGAGCAGCGCCGCTCGCAGCTTCGAAGACCTGATCAGCGAAGCCGAGAGCGTGCCGGTGGACGGCTGGGACTTCTCCTGGCTCGACGGGCGCGCCACCGAGCAGCGCCCGTCCTGGGGTTACCAGCGCCTGCTCGGCGAGCGGATGGCCGGCGCGCGTGCCGCGCTCGACCTGCAGACCGGTGGCGGCGAGGTGCTGGCCGGTCTGCCGAAGCTGGCTCCGCTGACCGTGGCCACCGAGAGCTGGCCGCCGAACGTCGCGAAGGCCACCGCCCTGCTGCACCCGCTCGGCGCCGCCCTCGTGGTGGACCAGGACGAGCCCCCGCTCCCGTTCGGCGACGACGCCTTCGACCTGGTGAGCAGCCGACACCCGGTGACCACCTGGTGGGCGGAGATCGCCCGGGTGCTCCGGCCGGGCGGTGCCTACTTCTCCCAACAGGTCGGCCCGTCCAGCGTGTTCGAGCTGGTCGAGTACTTCCTCGGCCCGCTCCCCGAGGAGGTCCGGCAGGCCCGCGACCCGGAGCGGGCGCGCGCGGAGGCCGAGGCGGTCGGCCTGGAGGTGGTGGATCTGCGGTTCGAGCGGCTGCGCACCGAGTTCTTCGACGTCGGCGCGGTGGTCTACTTCCTGCGCAAGGTCATCTGGATGGTCCCCAGCTTCACGGTGGACCAGTACCGCGACCGCCTGCGCGAGTTGGACGCCCGGATCCGGCGCGACGGACCGTTCGTCGCCACCACCACCCGGTTCCTGATCGAGGCCCGCAAGTGA
- a CDS encoding FAD-dependent monooxygenase: MKVLIAGAGIGGLCAALSLAEAGIEVTVVESVREIRPLGLGVNLQPHAVRELVELGLGDALAAGGIATAEHVYTDERGAELFSEPRGVAAGYRWPQYSVHRGELQQLLLDAVRERLGAGAVVTGTRVVGFDSGADGVTVRLASRGSVVGGAVVGGAVAGGGVVGDGVDGGSAEVACRADVLVGADGLHSAVRAQLHPAQGPMLWSGTLMYRGAVEADPYLTGRSMVISQGPGRVAFLAYPISGRAADRGRSLVNWVCQVPVAEPGPLLGEADWNRPVDPAELLDHLVGWEGHWLDVPALVRASSPILRFPMVDREPLASWGGERVTLLGDAAHPMYPVGANGASQAIVDARVLAYHLASGGSVGAALAAYEQERIPATAAVVRAARVMLNSDAAVGAVTADYRRATGAEVERLNARPSLTPAARG, encoded by the coding sequence ATGAAAGTACTGATCGCGGGTGCGGGCATCGGCGGACTGTGTGCGGCACTGAGCCTGGCCGAGGCCGGGATCGAGGTGACCGTGGTGGAGAGCGTGCGCGAGATCCGGCCGCTGGGCCTCGGGGTCAACCTGCAGCCCCACGCAGTACGGGAGTTGGTCGAGCTCGGACTGGGCGACGCGCTCGCCGCCGGCGGCATCGCGACCGCCGAGCACGTGTACACCGACGAGCGCGGTGCGGAGCTGTTCAGCGAGCCGCGCGGGGTGGCGGCCGGGTACCGGTGGCCGCAGTACTCGGTGCACCGGGGCGAGTTGCAACAGCTGCTGCTCGACGCGGTGCGCGAGCGGCTGGGCGCGGGAGCGGTGGTGACGGGCACTCGGGTGGTCGGGTTCGACAGCGGTGCCGACGGGGTGACGGTGCGTCTGGCTTCGCGTGGGTCGGTGGTCGGCGGAGCGGTGGTCGGCGGAGCGGTGGCTGGTGGTGGGGTGGTTGGTGATGGGGTGGATGGTGGGTCCGCTGAGGTGGCCTGCCGGGCGGACGTGCTGGTGGGGGCCGACGGGCTGCACTCCGCGGTGCGGGCGCAGTTGCATCCTGCGCAGGGACCGATGCTCTGGTCGGGGACGCTGATGTACCGCGGGGCGGTGGAGGCGGATCCGTATCTGACGGGTCGGTCGATGGTGATCTCCCAGGGGCCGGGGCGGGTCGCCTTCCTCGCGTACCCGATCTCGGGGCGGGCTGCGGACAGGGGGAGGTCGCTGGTCAACTGGGTTTGCCAGGTCCCGGTGGCGGAGCCCGGGCCGTTGCTCGGCGAGGCGGACTGGAACCGGCCGGTCGATCCGGCGGAGCTGCTCGACCACCTGGTGGGCTGGGAGGGGCACTGGCTCGACGTGCCCGCGCTGGTGCGGGCGAGCTCGCCGATCCTGCGCTTCCCCATGGTGGACCGGGAACCGCTCGCCTCCTGGGGCGGGGAGCGGGTCACCTTGCTCGGGGACGCGGCGCATCCGATGTACCCGGTGGGCGCCAACGGTGCCTCGCAGGCGATCGTCGATGCCCGGGTGCTGGCGTACCACCTGGCGAGCGGTGGGTCGGTCGGTGCGGCGCTGGCCGCCTACGAGCAGGAGCGGATCCCGGCCACGGCGGCGGTGGTGCGGGCCGCTCGGGTGATGCTCAACTCCGATGCGGCGGTGGGGGCGGTGACCGCGGACTACCGCCGGGCGACCGGGGCGGAGGTGGAGCGGCTGAACGCCCGGCCGTCGTTGACGCCGGCGGCGCGGGGGTGA
- a CDS encoding DMT family transporter translates to MAGLVLCAAMLHATWNAMLRTQADRLWLVTVMSFVSTAVSLPFLLALPLPHAAAWPYLTVSAAVQVLYTLFLLLCYRVADLGSVYPVIRGCVPLLVSVGAAVFAGERPGWPTVLGIGLVSFGIMAMVFGRQNGGPKAFGLAAVTGAIIATYTVIDGVGVRLAGGSFTYTAWIFTVYGMLVPVVYLVARGRLVLRGRRAEIRVAGLAGVGQLATYAMMMWAFRLSPLGPVSALRETSVVFATLIGWRFLGEKLTAARLGACAAIAMGACCISYFAS, encoded by the coding sequence GTGGCCGGACTGGTGCTCTGCGCCGCGATGCTGCACGCGACCTGGAACGCGATGTTGCGGACGCAGGCCGACCGGCTCTGGCTGGTGACGGTGATGAGCTTCGTCTCCACGGCGGTCAGCCTGCCTTTCCTGTTGGCCTTGCCGCTGCCGCATGCGGCGGCCTGGCCGTACTTGACGGTCTCGGCGGCGGTCCAGGTGCTCTACACGCTCTTCCTGCTGCTCTGCTACCGGGTGGCGGATCTCGGGTCGGTGTACCCGGTGATCCGCGGCTGCGTACCGCTGTTGGTCAGTGTCGGCGCCGCGGTGTTCGCGGGAGAACGCCCTGGCTGGCCGACGGTGTTGGGGATCGGACTGGTCTCGTTCGGGATCATGGCGATGGTGTTCGGCCGGCAGAACGGGGGGCCGAAGGCGTTCGGCCTCGCCGCTGTCACGGGCGCGATCATCGCGACGTACACCGTGATCGATGGTGTGGGCGTTCGGCTGGCGGGCGGTTCCTTCACTTACACCGCCTGGATCTTCACTGTGTACGGGATGCTGGTGCCAGTGGTCTACCTGGTGGCGCGGGGGCGCCTGGTGTTGCGGGGGAGGCGGGCGGAGATCCGGGTGGCCGGGCTCGCGGGGGTGGGGCAACTGGCCACCTACGCGATGATGATGTGGGCCTTCCGGCTCAGTCCGCTCGGGCCGGTCTCGGCGCTTCGGGAGACCAGCGTGGTGTTCGCCACGCTGATCGGCTGGCGGTTCCTGGGCGAGAAGCTGACCGCCGCACGACTGGGTGCCTGCGCGGCGATAGCGATGGGTGCGTGCTGCATCAGCTACTTCGCGAGCTGA
- a CDS encoding ABC transporter permease → MSALGKVVRAGVGRRRLQSLLILLTTMMAVTAALLAAGLLAASHGPFDQAFNTQRGAHLTAQYDGLKVTSTQLASTTSLPGVSGAAGPYPAVQVRPRFGPNSSGMPVGYLAQPVLLVGRADPDGPVDDLVVTAGHWSTGPGQVVLDDQNSLANVGDRLNFPDLPGSPVLTVVGLARSVGLSADGWVSPAELHTLLAPGAVPDQQMLYRFTQAATDQQLNTDRSLLVSAVPAGSLTSAASYLKVKLAAERTAATYVPFLLSFGVLGLGMSVLVIGVVVSGAVGSATRRIGILKAVGFTPEQVVRAYIGLALIPAAAGTVLGLLLGNLAAIPVLGSADAARVAGSTTIDPWVDLAVAALALTAVALAALVPALRAGWLRTVTALGNGRTPTTGRGLPARRLIARLPLPRAVALGLARPFSHPGRSATMAAAVILGTIGATFGSGLAISLNAVQNGQHRRSPGAVTVNPVPPPGLQAPGTTHDPSIANLPAVEALIAKQPGTGRYFSYGQTTASVAGLAGPTTVLAYRGDYSWGAYQMVSGRWFRGPGEAVVPSGFLTATGTRVGDSVTLANAGHTARVRIVGEAFSVSQSGMLILTDQGSLTTLGTELVPESIEYDIDLAPGTDQQAYLQGLTTSLAPYGLAPLPGNSGPGSMVISMDALALMLTLMLITVAGLGVLNTVLLDLRERIHDLGVFKALGMSPRQLLALVLSSVTGIGLLAGLVGVPIGIALHDYVLPAMGRAAGTRLPAADIDVYHPLVLVPLLLGGLVIALVGACFPAGWVARSRTATALRTE, encoded by the coding sequence GTGAGCGCGCTGGGCAAGGTCGTCCGCGCAGGTGTCGGCAGACGCCGGTTGCAGAGCCTGCTGATCCTGCTGACCACCATGATGGCGGTCACCGCCGCGCTCCTGGCAGCCGGCCTGCTGGCCGCCAGCCACGGGCCCTTCGACCAGGCCTTCAACACCCAGCGCGGCGCCCACCTCACCGCGCAGTACGACGGCCTCAAGGTGACAAGTACTCAACTCGCCTCCACCACAAGCCTCCCCGGAGTCTCGGGCGCCGCCGGGCCCTATCCCGCGGTGCAGGTCCGGCCGAGATTCGGGCCCAACAGCTCCGGCATGCCGGTCGGCTACCTCGCACAGCCCGTCCTGCTGGTCGGCCGCGCCGATCCCGACGGGCCGGTGGACGACTTGGTCGTCACCGCCGGCCACTGGTCCACCGGCCCGGGCCAGGTGGTCCTGGACGACCAGAACTCGCTCGCCAACGTGGGAGACCGGCTGAACTTCCCCGACCTTCCCGGTTCCCCGGTACTGACCGTGGTCGGGCTGGCCAGGTCCGTCGGCTTGAGCGCCGATGGCTGGGTCTCCCCCGCCGAGCTCCACACGCTCCTCGCACCGGGTGCGGTCCCGGACCAGCAGATGCTGTACCGCTTCACCCAGGCGGCCACCGATCAGCAGCTCAACACCGACCGGAGCCTGCTGGTCTCGGCGGTGCCGGCCGGCTCGCTCACCAGCGCGGCCTCCTACCTCAAGGTCAAGCTCGCGGCAGAACGGACCGCCGCCACCTACGTGCCCTTCCTCCTCAGCTTCGGAGTCCTCGGCCTCGGCATGTCGGTCCTGGTCATCGGCGTTGTGGTGAGCGGCGCAGTCGGTTCGGCCACCAGACGGATCGGGATCCTCAAGGCCGTCGGCTTCACCCCCGAACAGGTGGTCCGGGCCTACATCGGTCTGGCGCTGATCCCGGCAGCGGCCGGCACGGTGCTCGGCCTGCTCCTCGGGAACCTCGCGGCGATCCCAGTGCTCGGATCGGCCGACGCGGCCCGCGTGGCCGGCAGCACCACCATCGACCCGTGGGTCGACCTGGCGGTGGCCGCGCTGGCCCTGACCGCCGTCGCCCTCGCCGCGCTCGTCCCGGCCCTGCGGGCCGGCTGGCTCCGAACCGTGACAGCCCTCGGCAACGGCCGGACGCCGACCACTGGACGCGGCCTTCCGGCCCGCCGTCTGATCGCGCGTCTGCCCCTCCCCAGAGCCGTGGCGCTGGGCCTGGCAAGGCCCTTCAGCCACCCGGGGCGCTCGGCCACGATGGCCGCCGCCGTGATCCTCGGCACCATCGGAGCCACCTTCGGCTCCGGGCTGGCCATCTCGCTCAACGCCGTCCAGAACGGCCAGCACCGCCGGTCGCCCGGAGCGGTGACGGTGAACCCGGTACCGCCGCCGGGCCTCCAGGCCCCCGGCACGACGCACGACCCGAGCATCGCCAACCTACCGGCGGTCGAGGCGCTGATCGCGAAGCAGCCCGGCACCGGACGGTACTTCAGCTACGGGCAGACCACCGCCTCGGTGGCGGGGTTGGCCGGCCCCACCACCGTGCTGGCCTACCGCGGCGACTACTCCTGGGGCGCCTACCAGATGGTCTCCGGCCGGTGGTTCCGCGGTCCGGGCGAGGCGGTGGTCCCCTCCGGCTTCCTGACCGCCACCGGCACTCGTGTCGGTGACAGCGTCACCCTGGCCAACGCCGGCCACACAGCGCGGGTGAGGATCGTCGGGGAGGCCTTCAGCGTCAGCCAGTCCGGCATGCTCATCCTGACCGATCAAGGCTCCCTCACCACCCTCGGCACCGAGTTGGTCCCCGAGAGCATCGAGTACGACATCGACCTGGCCCCCGGTACCGACCAACAGGCTTACCTCCAAGGACTGACCACGTCCCTCGCCCCCTACGGCCTCGCTCCGCTCCCCGGGAACAGCGGCCCCGGCAGCATGGTCATCTCCATGGACGCGCTCGCCTTGATGCTCACGCTGATGCTGATCACGGTGGCCGGGCTCGGCGTCCTCAACACCGTGCTGCTGGACCTGCGCGAGCGGATCCACGACCTCGGGGTGTTCAAGGCGCTGGGCATGTCCCCGCGACAACTGCTCGCCCTGGTGCTCAGCTCGGTCACCGGGATCGGGCTGCTAGCGGGCCTGGTCGGAGTGCCCATCGGCATCGCCCTCCACGACTACGTGCTGCCAGCCATGGGCCGGGCCGCCGGCACCCGTCTCCCCGCCGCCGACATCGACGTCTACCACCCGCTCGTGCTCGTCCCCCTGTTGCTCGGTGGCCTGGTGATCGCCCTGGTCGGCGCCTGCTTCCCGGCCGGCTGGGTCGCCCGCAGCCGCACCGCGACCGCCCTGCGCACCGAGTGA
- a CDS encoding ABC transporter ATP-binding protein: MSSAIIQLDQVSKSYGQGRPALSALTLHVAEGEALAVLGRSGSGKSTLLNLIAGLDRPSQGTVSIAGQRIDQLGEAALAQYRRERVGMVFQFFNLLDDLTVRDNVVLPAQLAGLPRARAASRCTELLEQLGIAEFAGSLPNRLSGGQRQRVAVARALMNRPPLLLADEPTGALDSSSAADVRDLLAELNAAGQTLVLVTHDQGLAASCATRTIELVDGRIARDVEAVAR, from the coding sequence ATGTCCAGCGCGATCATCCAACTCGATCAAGTGAGCAAGAGCTACGGCCAAGGTCGGCCGGCGCTCTCCGCGTTGACCCTCCACGTCGCCGAGGGCGAGGCACTGGCCGTGCTCGGCCGCTCGGGCAGCGGGAAGTCCACCCTGCTCAACCTGATCGCCGGGCTGGACCGGCCGAGCCAGGGCACCGTCTCGATCGCCGGCCAGCGGATCGACCAGTTGGGCGAGGCCGCCCTCGCCCAGTACCGGCGCGAGCGGGTCGGCATGGTCTTCCAGTTCTTCAACCTGCTGGACGACTTGACGGTCCGTGACAACGTCGTGCTTCCCGCCCAGCTCGCCGGACTGCCCCGGGCTCGAGCCGCCTCCCGCTGCACCGAGTTGCTGGAGCAACTGGGCATCGCCGAGTTCGCCGGCTCCCTCCCCAACCGCCTCTCCGGCGGCCAGCGCCAGCGTGTGGCGGTGGCACGGGCGCTGATGAACCGTCCGCCGCTGCTGTTGGCGGACGAGCCCACCGGCGCGCTGGACAGTTCCTCCGCAGCCGATGTGCGAGACCTGCTGGCCGAACTCAACGCCGCTGGCCAGACCCTCGTACTCGTCACCCACGACCAGGGGTTGGCCGCCTCCTGCGCCACCCGGACGATCGAGCTGGTGGACGGCCGCATCGCGCGCGACGTCGAGGCGGTGGCCCGGTGA
- a CDS encoding sensor histidine kinase, which produces MVIRTTAKSVTAKSPATPGAWSRESGRAAVSGLALGGLALVGAVGLGAPAALVLDNALRTGDPGQDSYRLWLLTLLTLLPAIAVGVRWLAGRHTWASGFLAVAPAATGVAAVLSYDSRPPGTNHGIIWLALPMLLNSLIVARWVAECTRRVAGDVLGVPIATPYRTPAHGGSASGDRSVAVDGSAAGRWRRILRWAEWLLNDPATWRDVLWAALNACVGWGALLALAFAVNHLRSRVFGLRVWPILLVVLGAAALWSRFGWPLLRRYARFAGKVLGPTKGAELSVRVTHLARSRADTIDSGAAEMRRIERDLHDGAQARLVALGMTLTAAEQLFESSPEAARALLTEAKDSSVRALSELRSLVRGIHPPVLADRGLADAVYALALDLPLRISFSGELTERPPAPVESAAFFAVSELLANSTKHAAATDVWIELGHTDGMLRIVVTDNGRGGADPDRGTGLRGVERRLAAFDGVLAISSPTGGPTIATLEIPCG; this is translated from the coding sequence GTGGTCATCAGGACGACGGCGAAGTCGGTGACGGCGAAGTCGCCGGCAACGCCCGGCGCTTGGTCGCGTGAGAGCGGACGTGCCGCGGTCAGCGGTCTCGCCCTCGGCGGTCTCGCCTTGGTCGGCGCGGTGGGCTTGGGGGCGCCGGCCGCGTTGGTGCTGGACAACGCCCTCCGGACCGGCGATCCCGGCCAGGACTCGTACCGGCTCTGGCTGCTGACACTGCTCACGCTGTTGCCGGCCATTGCGGTGGGGGTGCGTTGGTTGGCTGGGCGGCACACCTGGGCCTCCGGCTTCCTGGCAGTGGCACCGGCAGCCACCGGGGTGGCCGCGGTGCTGAGTTACGACAGCCGCCCGCCGGGTACCAACCACGGCATCATCTGGCTCGCCCTGCCGATGCTGCTCAACTCGCTGATCGTCGCCCGCTGGGTGGCCGAGTGCACCAGACGGGTCGCGGGCGACGTGCTGGGCGTGCCGATAGCGACGCCGTACCGGACGCCGGCGCACGGTGGGTCTGCATCGGGTGATCGGTCGGTGGCGGTCGATGGCTCGGCGGCCGGTCGTTGGCGGCGGATCCTCCGGTGGGCCGAGTGGTTGCTGAACGATCCGGCGACCTGGCGGGACGTGCTCTGGGCGGCGCTGAACGCCTGCGTCGGCTGGGGCGCGCTGCTGGCCCTGGCGTTCGCGGTGAACCACCTGCGAAGCCGGGTGTTCGGTCTGCGGGTCTGGCCGATCCTGCTCGTGGTGCTCGGAGCGGCGGCGCTCTGGTCCCGGTTCGGCTGGCCGCTCCTGCGGCGCTACGCCCGCTTCGCGGGGAAGGTCCTCGGGCCGACCAAGGGAGCCGAACTCTCCGTCCGGGTCACCCATCTGGCACGGAGCCGCGCCGACACGATCGACAGCGGTGCCGCCGAGATGCGCAGGATCGAGCGGGACCTGCATGACGGGGCCCAGGCCCGGCTGGTCGCGCTGGGTATGACGCTCACCGCCGCCGAGCAGCTCTTCGAAAGCAGTCCGGAAGCCGCCAGGGCGCTGCTGACCGAGGCCAAGGACTCCTCGGTCAGGGCCCTGTCCGAGCTGCGCAGTCTGGTCCGCGGCATCCATCCCCCGGTCCTCGCCGACCGAGGCCTGGCCGATGCGGTGTACGCGCTCGCTCTGGACCTGCCGCTGCGGATCTCCTTCAGCGGCGAACTGACGGAGCGTCCGCCGGCGCCGGTGGAGTCGGCCGCCTTCTTCGCCGTCAGCGAGTTGCTGGCCAACAGCACCAAGCACGCGGCCGCAACGGACGTGTGGATCGAGCTCGGCCATACTGACGGCATGCTGCGGATCGTGGTCACCGACAACGGCCGTGGCGGGGCGGATCCGGATCGGGGCACCGGTCTGCGCGGCGTCGAACGGCGGCTCGCGGCCTTCGACGGCGTTCTCGCCATCAGCAGTCCGACCGGAGGCCCCACCATCGCCACCCTGGAGATCCCATGCGGGTAG
- a CDS encoding response regulator transcription factor produces the protein MRVVIAEDLFLLRDGLTRLLQAHGLEVTAAVESGAELLAAVTADPPDVVLVDVRLPPTFTDEGLRAALEARRLVPGLPVLVLSQYVEQLYARELLAGSTGSIGYLLKDRVMDSVQFVEALRRVAAGGTAMDPEVISRLLTHNEGNSAVTALSPREREVLGLMAEGRTNAAIAQRLVITERAVAKHTASIFLRLGLQPSDDDNRRVLAVLAYLNQ, from the coding sequence ATGCGGGTAGTCATCGCCGAGGACCTGTTCCTGCTCCGGGACGGGCTCACCCGACTGCTCCAGGCACACGGGCTTGAGGTCACCGCCGCGGTGGAGAGCGGAGCCGAGTTGCTCGCCGCCGTCACGGCGGACCCACCTGACGTCGTCCTGGTGGACGTCCGCCTTCCGCCCACCTTCACCGACGAGGGTCTGCGCGCCGCGCTGGAGGCCCGCCGCCTGGTTCCCGGGTTGCCGGTCCTCGTGCTCTCCCAGTACGTCGAGCAGCTCTACGCCCGGGAGTTGCTCGCCGGCTCCACCGGCAGCATCGGCTACCTGCTCAAGGACCGGGTGATGGACAGCGTGCAATTCGTCGAGGCGCTGCGGCGAGTGGCCGCCGGCGGCACCGCGATGGATCCCGAGGTGATCTCCCGGCTGCTCACCCACAACGAGGGCAACAGCGCGGTGACCGCGCTCAGTCCGAGGGAACGCGAGGTGCTCGGGCTGATGGCGGAGGGGCGGACCAACGCTGCCATCGCCCAGCGTTTGGTGATCACCGAGCGCGCGGTCGCCAAGCACACGGCGTCCATCTTCCTCCGGCTCGGCCTCCAGCCCTCCGACGACGACAACCGGAGGGTGCTGGCCGTGCTCGCCTACCTGAATCAGTGA